CTTTTAGTACGCGGGAAGCTTTCTCCAGTGGTTCACCTGATTTGCCAGCGTTTAAGTTGACAACTACTTTTTCAATTCTTGGCTGACGCATTGGATGCTCTTGCCAGATTTGAGTGAAATCTTCAGACAAATCATGCAGCCTCCGGTAATGCTATTAGAGGTTCGGTTTCTCCTATGGAAAACACGAAGTCAAGGATTGTTTGGTATTTTGCACCTTGAGCGTCCTCAATGACTACTAGTGCTTGGCGGCGTTTTTTAGCTTCGGTTTTTTCGATTTCAACGATTCTACCGATTTTACCAATGTTCTTTCCGCCTGTAAGTACTGCCAAGTTTCCTTCTTTGACTTTTAATGCTTCAGTGACTTGCTGATCTTCTAAGTTAATTTTGAGCACGTCAAATGTTTCGTATGTTACTTCAACTGGGTTTTTGATGTCTGCAACTTGTATTAGCATGTTTGAGCCATTGTGTAGGGCAATTTGAACTGCGTTTGTAGCAGTCTTTTTGTCTTCAACACGGGCTAGTTTGAAGTTTGCTTCTTCTTTGCTTATTGGAAACAGGAATAGACCCTTGTGTGATGGTATAACACGGTAATATTTGTCAGCAACAGGCATGGAGATGACATCCATTAAACCGACAGGATAATCATCTTTCTTGACAACTTTGCCGTTAACCAATACTTTACCTTCAGTTAGGATTAATCTGCCTTCTCTGCGGTTGTCTGCAACCTCAAGCATGTCACGTAGAACAAGCGTTAAGGGTAAGCAGTCTTGGAGCGAGTGAGGTCCAGATGATGGTTTTACTATCCAAGGTAGCTCTTTTCTGTGAATAGGCCAGTATTTTGGTGCTGGCTTACGTTTTAGCCTTGCTGTTTTTCCTCTTCGTCCCATTTTATTGTCCTCCCTCTACTTTTTTAGAGGTTTTAGGTTTAGCGCGAGATTTTGCAGCTTTCTTGGGCTCTTCCTCAGCTTCTTCTTTTGCTGGAGCTTTCTTTGCTGCTTTTGGCTTAACTTCCTTCTTTGAGGTAGCTTTTGCGGCGGGTTTCTTTGCAGGTGCATTCTTTGCGACAGGAGCTTCTACTTCTGTAGGTTGCTCTTCTGCAACTGCCACAGGTTTTTCCTCTTCAACTTTGGCTTTCTTTGCGGGTGGTGTTGCCTTTACTTTGACTTTTTCTTCTTTTTCTTTCTTTGATGGCGGTGCTTCTTTTCTGTTGATTATGTTTTTGCGCCATTTATCGTCAAGGTTAAGGTTTCTAATCATGACTTTGGAGGGGTGAACTGCTAAGAAAATGTTTGTTCCATCAGTTTTTTCCCGTGTTAAACCTTCCATGTATATTCGGAAGTGTTTAAGGTCGATTCGTGAAACTTTGCCTTCAAATCCTTTGTGGTCTCCACGTTGAATCTTTACTGTGTCACCTTTGCGGACTGGGAGAGTTTTCACGCCCTTCTGTACAGCTAATTCCTTGGAAAGCGGAGCAGCCATGCACTTGTGGCGAATATGCGCAGGCGCGTTAAATAGTCGTTTTCTTTGTTTACGCGGATTTTTTACTGAGTTTGTTTTCTGCATCTCTTATTCACCTACACTATTATGCTTGAAGCGCTTGCTATTCTTGGCCAACGCTCAGCTGCTTCTCTGGCGACTGGACCACGAATTTCGGAGCCTTTCATTTCGCCTTCAGGAGTAATGATTACTGCTGCGTTATCCTCAAACTGAATCCAGACACCATCGATTCTGCGGAAAGATTTCTTTTGACGTACAATTACGGCTTGGAAAATCTTTTTACGCATATCTGGACTACCTTGGCGTACTGAAACTGTGACTTTGTCGCCGACAGTTGCTGATGGATAACGTCTTAGGCGCCCTTTGTAGCCCATTGCTTGGATTAAACGCAGGACACGTGCGCCTGTGTTATCAGTGCATCTCATTTCGGAACCAGTGTGAAGCCCACGGCTAATGTTTTGTCCGTGAGACAGCATACCTTTTGCTGTGAGGGCTCTCTGCTTTGCCTTTGCCGCACACATTTTACTTTTCCTCTCCTAATTTTTCAACTACAACAAACGAGACGGTTTTGCTGATTGGTCGGCATTCTGCAATTCTCACTCGGTCGCCTTCTTTAACGTCTAAGCATGGTGGGTTGTGAGATGGAATGTGACCACGTCTACGTTCGTAACGTACGAATTTTGATGAGAACTCCATGAATTCTCGGTCTACAATCACTGTTTTATCCATTTTTGCTGTGCGGACTATTCCGTCAAGAACTCTGCCTCTTATGGCTAGTGTACCATGGAATGGGCAGTTGCGGTCGTCACAGGTTTTCTTGGGTTTTTTAAATGTCAAAGACAATTTACCATAGCCTCTTTACTGTTTTTTTTAATCTGTCTTCTGGTCTTCCAACTAAAAGAGAACCGTCAAGTTCAACCACCGTGTTATCGGTCATGGTGAAGTTGAAGATACAAGAATCTTTTACCAATCGTTTGGATTTACCTTCATCCAAAATTGTGAGAGTATTTTTTGATTCATCAATAACTTTCCCAGCTAAGCCCATATAGTCAACATTGGGGCTTTTTACAACCATTGCTCTTGTGCCGATAAGTTCAGACTGTATAATACTAGGGGTTATTCTCATTTAGAAGCTTTCTCCTTTTTAGCCTTAGATGTTGACTGTTTCTTTGCAGCAGCGGGTTCAGGCTTTTCAGGTTTTTTTGATGGTTTCTTTTTCTCTTGATTTTCAATTGTTAGGACTTTCGCTATTGCTTTGCGTAGTTCATAGATTCTGGTGGGATTCTCCACTGAGCCACCAGCGTGAGTCATTGTTCGCAATCTGGAAAGTTCAGCGCGTAATTCTACAAGTTTTTTTGTGCGATCCTCAGCAGACATACTGGTGATTTCTTTTACGCGTAAAATCGGCATTACTGTTTTTCCTCCTCTTTGGCAGGTTCCTCTTCAGCAGGGGCAGCTTCGGGAGCTGGTGCTGGTTGGGGTTCTGCGGGTGCCTCATCGGTTACTTCTTTGGTTACAACGTTTGTTTCTGGTTCAGGTTCTGGCTCAGGTTGCGCTTGCACTGTCTCTTGTGCAGGAGTGGCTTCTACTGTTTCCTCATAGGGTTTTTCTTCTTCGGGTGGAGGTGGTACAACGTCGATTTTATCCGGGAAGTATGCATCTGGCGGCATAATCTTAACGCGTATACCAAGCATGCCTGGTTTAAGTTGAACATGAGCTTCAGCTTTTTTCATTGCACGAAGCGCTGGTTCTCCACATCTTGGGAAGTATCCAGCACGGAATTTTTCAAATCTTGCGCGTTCAGTGCGAAGTTTTCCGCTGATAACGATTTCTGCGCCAAGTGCGCCTGCTTCCATAACTTGGTTGAGTGCCCAAAAGCCTGCACGTCTAAAATGAACACCTCGCTCAAGTGCTGATGCAACTTTGGAGGCTACCACGTGCGCGTTGAATTCAGGAACTTCGATTTCTGAAACGCTGATTTGAGGGTTAGATAATTTAAAATTAGTTTCAAGAGATTGTGCGAGTTCTTTGATTGTTTCTCCGCCGCGACCAATAACTAATCCTGGTCTCATGGCATAGATGACTACGTGGGTACCCAACGGTGTTTTGGAAAGGTTTACTCCGCCGTATCCTGCACGTTCAAGTTTTTTCTGTAAGTACTCGTCAATTTCTGTGCGTTTGATTGACTCTGTTATAAAACGTTTAACGATAGACATTCTTATTCTCCTGGTTTTTCGTCAAGAACAATTTCGATGTGTGTTAAAACATTATATTTTGGTGAAGCACGACCATGTGCTCTGGGAGTGTAACGCTTCTGCTTCATACCTGGATAGGCCGAAGCGTGAATAATTCGAAGGCGTTCAACATCTAAGCCTTTGTTTTCTGCGTTGGCTTGGGCTGCTTTCAAAACGTTAAGAACCACGCCCGCTGCTTTGATTGGGTATCGTCCTGCGAATTTCCCGTCAACACCATGTCTGTGCCCCAGTTTTTTAGTGTACCTTGCGTATGGAACGGCACGTTTCTTTTCTGTCACATCCCGCAGGTATTCTTTAGCGTTACTGAGCATCATACCTTTAAGTGAACGGCAGATTTCTCTTGCGGCTTTGTGGGATACCTTGACCTCTCTGCCGCTGGCTTTCGCTGTTTTTTCTGGATTGAGCGTTTCTTCGATTACTGAGTATCCCCATTTTGGCATTTATTATTTCTCCTGATGCGCAATCAAACACGTAAAAGCGATTTATATGGCTTTCCGTATCACAACTACTTTTTAGTCTCAATTGACTAGGTTAGTTTCCACTGATGGTACGAATTTCGAGTCGCGAGGTGTACAACTTTGGGAGTACATCTATCCTTTTATAGTTTACCCAAAAAGACACAACTCAACAGATCAAACCAGCTAAATTAGCAGTTTGTGTAGTGTTTAGAAAAAACATTAAAACCCTGATTTATCAAATTTTATTAATAAGTTTCTTGCCTATGTCTATGCGGTGCACATTTTGGGTGTAGACTTCAAAGACATAGTACCAAAAACCCCCATAAAACTTGAAGATTTAAGTGGTAAAATAGTAGCTATAGATGCATTCAACGCAATATACCAGTTCTTAGCAATCATACGTCAACCCGACGGTACACCACTACAAGATAGTATGGGAAAAATCACCAGCCACCTAAGCGGCCTATTTTACCGAACCAGCAACCTTATCGAGATGGGAATTAAACCTGTTTACGTTTTTGATGGTATTCCCCCTACCCTAAAAGCTGCAGAAATTGAACGACGCAAACAAATCAAGGTTGAAGCAACCATACATTACGAGAAAGCAGCCAAAAAAGGGGACACAACAAAAATGCGCAGGTATGCCCAAGCAACCATGACCATGAAGGATTACATGAAAGATGACGCCCAAAAACTGTTGGGCTTAATGGGGTTGCCATACATTTTGGCGCCCAGTGAAGGAGAGGCACAGGCAGCGTTTATGACTAAAAGTGGTGATGCCGATTATTGCGCAAGCCAAGACTATGACAGCTTACTGTTTGGTGCACCTAAACTTTTGCGTAACGTAACGATTTCGGGCAGACGCAAACTTACAAGCAAAAACCTCTATATTGACATTGTACCTGAGGTAATTGAACTAGCCAAAGCACTATCTGAAACGGACTTAACTTATGAGCAATTAATTGATGTTGCCATCTTGATTGGTACAGATTTTAACCCTGACGGCATCAAAGGCTTAGGCCCCAAAACCGCACTTAAACTCATAAAACAACATAGCACATTAGAAAACACAATACCCCACATCAAAAACGCCACGTTCCCCTGTGAACCCGCGGAAATCCGCGAAATTTTCCTTCACCCTCAGGTCACAGACAAATACGAGTTAAACTGGAAAGACCCCAACGTTGAAGGCATTATTGATTTCTTGTGTCATCAAAAAGATTTTTCGGAAGAGCGAGTTAAGAAATCGTTGGATAAAATGATGGAAGGGAGTAAAAAGCAGAAGGGAAAAACTTCTCTGGACAAATGGTTTGGCTAAAAACTTTGTCCAAATTTGCCTGTTAAAGGAACAAACGCGACGCCACCCAGATTTTCCTGGCTAACATTGTCATCAAAATCCTTAGTTAAACGCATTAAACTTTGGAACAAAGCGGCTTTACCAACCGGAATCACCATTGTTCCACCTGATTTTAACTGATCCAGTAATGGAGGAGGAACCTCTGGCGCAGCGGCGGTTACTACTATGCGGTCAAATGGTGCCTTTTCAGAATAACCCTTTGAGCCATCTGCATTAACGATTGTCACTCGGTCACCGTATCCCGCATTTAGGATGCTTTTTCTTGCCTGCTCAGCCAGTGACTGCACAATTTCCACTGTGTAGATGTGCCCCCATTCGCTTCGGGGTACATCTCTTGGGGCGATGAGTTCTGCGATGGTGGCAGCATGCCAGCCTGAACCTGCACCAACCTCCAGCACCTTGTGACCTACTGCCAAGTTCAAGGCTTCATTCATTATAGAAACCATGTGAGGCGCTGAGATGGTTTGTCCAAACCCAAGCGGTAAAGGAACATCAGCAGCGGCGTATTCTTGCTTGTCTTGAGGCAGAAAACGAGCTCGGGGTACATTACATAGGGCTTTTATGGTTTTTTCTGTTTTTAGTATGCCTTGCCATTTCAAGTTATCAATTAGCTTATCCCAATCTGACCGCTGCATAAGTAAGAAAGAGAGGGAGAAGCTTTTTAACGATATCCATGCATGCGATGGCTTGGCTACTTTACGGTTACTGATTTTGCTAGATTTCTTGGCATGTCAGGGTTAAGCTTTTTCTCAAGAGACACATAGTACGCGAGCAGTTGCAGTGGCACAACGTAGGGAATAGGGGAGAGAACCGTGGGAATCCCCTTCGGGACCTCAATGTAGTCGTCCGCGAGCGATTTTATTTCTTCATCACCTTCCTCGATTATGGCGATTATGGATGCACCTCTTGCTTTCATTTCCATGATGTTGCCAATCAAGGTTTTATGGCAGTCATCTTTGGGGCAAACAAAAATCACGGGAAACTCTGGCTCGATAAGGCTGATAGGACCATGCTTGCTTTCTCCTGCTGGAAACGCGATACTTGGAATGTATGCGATTTCCATAAGTTTTAGTCTGCCTTCATACGCAGTGGCAGTATTGATACCTCTGCCAAGGAAAAAGAACACTTTAGTATCCGCGTATTTCTTGGCAATTTGTTCGACTTTTTTCTCCTGTTTAGCAACAATCTCATCTACAAAATCTGGAATCTTGAGCAGTTTTTCCTGCAAACAATCCATCTCATCCTGAGAAATCTTTCCCCGTTTCTTAGACAAACGAAGCGCTAACTGTGCCAAAACCGAAAGCTGGGACGTGAAGGTTTTTGTTGCTGCAACCCCAATCTCGGGACCTGCCTGGGTACCAATGTAGACTCGGCTAACTCTAGTGAGTGTACTGCCGATAACGTTAGTTAAACCCAGAATTGTTGCAGCACGCTGCTGAGCACAGGTTAACGCGGATAGGGTGTCGGCTGTTTCTCCTGACTGGCTAACGGCTAGGATTGTACTATCAATATTTACAGATTTGCCGTGTTGCTCAACAAACTCGGATGCGTACACAGGGTAAGTGGGCAAAAACGCAAGTTTACTAAACATGTATGACGCTGCTAGGCAGGCGTGGTAACTTGTTCCGCATGCAACAAGGAAAACTTCATTGGCTCGGTCAAGAAAAGTTGTAATTAAATCTAAATAGTTATCTTGCAAACGCAACGTGTTACGCAAAGTTTCTGGTTGCTCATGGATTTCTTTAATCATAAAATGCGGATAACCATGCTTTACAGCCATCTCAGCAGTCCATTGAACAAGGTGAGGTTCACGCTGCACAATGCTGAAATCAGAGATTTTCCGTATCTCATATCCTTGCGGTGTAAGAATAACGATTTCACCATTGTTTATTGTGACTGCCTTGTTGGTTATTTGCAAAAACGCAGGGATATCCGAGGCACAGAAAACACCCTGACCGTTAACACCTAAAACCAGCGGGCTTTCGTTTCTGGCGCAGATTATCTTGTCTGGTTCATGTGTGCTGATTATGGCAAATGCGTAGGAGCCTTCAATTCGCTTGAGGCTCTCCTGCACGGCACCTTGCAGAGTAAGCTTTGGATTCTGCTTTAGGGCTTCTTCGATTAAATGAGCCATAACTTCAGTGTCAGTTTTGGAAACAAATGTGTGCCCCAAATTTTGTAGTTCAGCTTTTAGCTCCAAAAAGTTTTCAATAATACCGTTGTGAACAACAACAATTTGTCCTGTACAGTCTGTGTGCGGGTGCGCGTTTACTTTGAGGGGGGCACCATGGGTTGCCCATCGAGTATGTCCAATGCCGATGTTGCCCGGTAAATCATTCAGATTTAGAAGACGGTTTACATCATCGATTTTTCCTTGGTCTTTTTTAAGAAAAAGGTTATTGTCACTGATTGTTGCTATGCCTACTGAGTCGTATCCTCGGTATTCAAGGTGTTTTAGGCAAGAATGGATTATTGGCGCTGCATTATCCTCTTTGAGGACGCATCCGAAAATGCCACACATATTTTTTCTTCCTTTATATTTGTGGGTGCTTTGGAGGGCTAATAAGGATTTTTAGGATTATTGTTTGACTACTAAAAAGTTTTTTTCAGGGTTATCTTGGAGTTTTTGCCTGCAAAGGATGTATATAAGCGGTTGATCAACTAACCATTATAAACTTTTTTATAGTACATCAGAGACAGATAAATCGAACACAAAAATGGACAAAAAAATACTCCTGCAAAACAAAGACAACACACAAGAAATCAAAGAAATCACCCTAATCAACAACCCCCAAAAATTCAAAATGGCACTAGGCACCCTAAGCTGGAAAATCCTAACCATCCTCTCAAAAAAAGAAAGCTACCCATACGAAATCGCGCGCCAACTAGGCATGCATGAACAAAAAATATACTACCACATTCGAAAACTTGCACGAGCAGGAGTTATAGTGGTTTCCCGTGAAGAAAAACGTAAAGGAGCAACGGCACACTACTACAAAGTTGTCTCCCCCGCTTTTGGAATCGAGTTTCCAACACCCTACAAACCCATTCAAAACCTCTATGCTCCTACCCTAGACGAAACCTTACAACAATTCTTCACAGAATATATTGATGTAAACGGGGTGTTTGATGGAAAAATCGTTGTGGGCAGCCCCTTACCGCATGGACCTTTCAAAACCAGCGCCAGAGACGGACATTACTCAGCACATCTGGCACTGTTTATGGGGCAATTCGCCAAGATGCCCACAGAGTTTGCCGTGAAACTAGACGTTGATGTGAAAGTGGAAAAAGAAGAGAAAAACAACCTCATCCTAGTGGGCGGACCAGGAACAAATCTGCTGACACAGGAAATCAACGAACACTTACCCATCAAATTCATAATGCAATCCAGCAAGCAGGGCTTCTTACTTGGAGGCTTAGCATCCCAGAAAACCACCCGTATCTACACTGCTGACATGTCAGGGTTGGTTGCCAAAATTGTAAATCCATGGGACAAGAACAAACGAATCATCGTGTTGGCAGGCAACAAGGCAGTGGGCACCAAAGCCTGCGTGCTGGCGCTGACCAGTTTTTGGAAAAAAACCCTAGAAACTTACCGTGACAAAGACTCG
This is a stretch of genomic DNA from Candidatus Bathyarchaeota archaeon. It encodes these proteins:
- a CDS encoding 30S ribosomal protein S17; this encodes MTFKKPKKTCDDRNCPFHGTLAIRGRVLDGIVRTAKMDKTVIVDREFMEFSSKFVRYERRRGHIPSHNPPCLDVKEGDRVRIAECRPISKTVSFVVVEKLGEEK
- a CDS encoding protein-L-isoaspartate(D-aspartate) O-methyltransferase gives rise to the protein MQRSDWDKLIDNLKWQGILKTEKTIKALCNVPRARFLPQDKQEYAAADVPLPLGFGQTISAPHMVSIMNEALNLAVGHKVLEVGAGSGWHAATIAELIAPRDVPRSEWGHIYTVEIVQSLAEQARKSILNAGYGDRVTIVNADGSKGYSEKAPFDRIVVTAAAPEVPPPLLDQLKSGGTMVIPVGKAALFQSLMRLTKDFDDNVSQENLGGVAFVPLTGKFGQSF
- the rplV gene encoding 50S ribosomal protein L22, whose amino-acid sequence is MPKWGYSVIEETLNPEKTAKASGREVKVSHKAAREICRSLKGMMLSNAKEYLRDVTEKKRAVPYARYTKKLGHRHGVDGKFAGRYPIKAAGVVLNVLKAAQANAENKGLDVERLRIIHASAYPGMKQKRYTPRAHGRASPKYNVLTHIEIVLDEKPGE
- a CDS encoding helix-turn-helix domain-containing protein, giving the protein MDKKILLQNKDNTQEIKEITLINNPQKFKMALGTLSWKILTILSKKESYPYEIARQLGMHEQKIYYHIRKLARAGVIVVSREEKRKGATAHYYKVVSPAFGIEFPTPYKPIQNLYAPTLDETLQQFFTEYIDVNGVFDGKIVVGSPLPHGPFKTSARDGHYSAHLALFMGQFAKMPTEFAVKLDVDVKVEKEEKNNLILVGGPGTNLLTQEINEHLPIKFIMQSSKQGFLLGGLASQKTTRIYTADMSGLVAKIVNPWDKNKRIIVLAGNKAVGTKACVLALTSFWKKTLETYRDKDSFAVVISGFDLDGDGKVDSVEVAE
- a CDS encoding 30S ribosomal protein S4e: MGRRGKTARLKRKPAPKYWPIHRKELPWIVKPSSGPHSLQDCLPLTLVLRDMLEVADNRREGRLILTEGKVLVNGKVVKKDDYPVGLMDVISMPVADKYYRVIPSHKGLFLFPISKEEANFKLARVEDKKTATNAVQIALHNGSNMLIQVADIKNPVEVTYETFDVLKINLEDQQVTEALKVKEGNLAVLTGGKNIGKIGRIVEIEKTEAKKRRQALVVIEDAQGAKYQTILDFVFSIGETEPLIALPEAA
- the fen gene encoding flap endonuclease-1, encoding MGVDFKDIVPKTPIKLEDLSGKIVAIDAFNAIYQFLAIIRQPDGTPLQDSMGKITSHLSGLFYRTSNLIEMGIKPVYVFDGIPPTLKAAEIERRKQIKVEATIHYEKAAKKGDTTKMRRYAQATMTMKDYMKDDAQKLLGLMGLPYILAPSEGEAQAAFMTKSGDADYCASQDYDSLLFGAPKLLRNVTISGRRKLTSKNLYIDIVPEVIELAKALSETDLTYEQLIDVAILIGTDFNPDGIKGLGPKTALKLIKQHSTLENTIPHIKNATFPCEPAEIREIFLHPQVTDKYELNWKDPNVEGIIDFLCHQKDFSEERVKKSLDKMMEGSKKQKGKTSLDKWFG
- the rpmC gene encoding 50S ribosomal protein L29, with the protein product MPILRVKEITSMSAEDRTKKLVELRAELSRLRTMTHAGGSVENPTRIYELRKAIAKVLTIENQEKKKPSKKPEKPEPAAAKKQSTSKAKKEKASK
- the glmS gene encoding glutamine--fructose-6-phosphate transaminase (isomerizing), with protein sequence MCGIFGCVLKEDNAAPIIHSCLKHLEYRGYDSVGIATISDNNLFLKKDQGKIDDVNRLLNLNDLPGNIGIGHTRWATHGAPLKVNAHPHTDCTGQIVVVHNGIIENFLELKAELQNLGHTFVSKTDTEVMAHLIEEALKQNPKLTLQGAVQESLKRIEGSYAFAIISTHEPDKIICARNESPLVLGVNGQGVFCASDIPAFLQITNKAVTINNGEIVILTPQGYEIRKISDFSIVQREPHLVQWTAEMAVKHGYPHFMIKEIHEQPETLRNTLRLQDNYLDLITTFLDRANEVFLVACGTSYHACLAASYMFSKLAFLPTYPVYASEFVEQHGKSVNIDSTILAVSQSGETADTLSALTCAQQRAATILGLTNVIGSTLTRVSRVYIGTQAGPEIGVAATKTFTSQLSVLAQLALRLSKKRGKISQDEMDCLQEKLLKIPDFVDEIVAKQEKKVEQIAKKYADTKVFFFLGRGINTATAYEGRLKLMEIAYIPSIAFPAGESKHGPISLIEPEFPVIFVCPKDDCHKTLIGNIMEMKARGASIIAIIEEGDEEIKSLADDYIEVPKGIPTVLSPIPYVVPLQLLAYYVSLEKKLNPDMPRNLAKSVTVK
- a CDS encoding 50S ribosomal protein L14 encodes the protein MCAAKAKQRALTAKGMLSHGQNISRGLHTGSEMRCTDNTGARVLRLIQAMGYKGRLRRYPSATVGDKVTVSVRQGSPDMRKKIFQAVIVRQKKSFRRIDGVWIQFEDNAAVIITPEGEMKGSEIRGPVAREAAERWPRIASASSIIV
- a CDS encoding 30S ribosomal protein S3 — translated: MSIVKRFITESIKRTEIDEYLQKKLERAGYGGVNLSKTPLGTHVVIYAMRPGLVIGRGGETIKELAQSLETNFKLSNPQISVSEIEVPEFNAHVVASKVASALERGVHFRRAGFWALNQVMEAGALGAEIVISGKLRTERARFEKFRAGYFPRCGEPALRAMKKAEAHVQLKPGMLGIRVKIMPPDAYFPDKIDVVPPPPEEEKPYEETVEATPAQETVQAQPEPEPEPETNVVTKEVTDEAPAEPQPAPAPEAAPAEEEPAKEEEKQ
- a CDS encoding ribonuclease P protein component 1, translated to MRITPSIIQSELIGTRAMVVKSPNVDYMGLAGKVIDESKNTLTILDEGKSKRLVKDSCIFNFTMTDNTVVELDGSLLVGRPEDRLKKTVKRLW